In the Elizabethkingia bruuniana genome, GAAATCTGAATTATTAATCCGGGTAGGTTATTGAATATATACGGTCCTTCAGATATGCTAATTTCTTCAGTGAACCAAGCAATCCATCGCCTTCCTCCATATTCAACTTCAGCTTTCTGACATCGGAACTTTTCAATTACTTTTATATCAGAAGAAAGTTTCCAATTCAATGGCTCAGTCATTTTAATATTAAATTTATCGGTACTTAAAGGCACAGATATAAACTTATAAACTGAATTATTATCCAGATTTTTCTTTATGTATAAATAATCATTAAAAATTGTTGATCCGCTGCCACTGTAGCCTGTTTTATTTTGTATTGAATCAGAGTCTCTTGATTTTTCAGACCGAAATAATGATTCATTATTCAGAATATCCAAAAAATATAGCTGAGAAACTTTTTTATCATTTTTTAATGAAGGTTTATAAGTCATTATATACTCAATGGAATGGCCTTGTCCATATGTAATGAATATTAGTAATAATAAAACCTGAGTCATCAATTTTTTTATAGAGATATTCATAGGATGTTTAACTGAAAAACCCCATCTAAAATTATCTGTTATAGTTTTAGATGGGATTTATAGTATTTAATTTGGTTTTACACATCTCATCGCATACCATTCTTTTGTAACATATAGACCACATTCAAGTCCCATTGCTTTACAGTCATCATTAGCTCCTGTAGTACACATTGCCTTTTCTTCTCTTCTTCCGCCTAATGCATTTTTCAAATCTGCTCTTGAAAGCTTTTTTAAAGTTTTCATATTGAAATTATTTTAGATTCTCCTACTCTATAAGCTTTTCGGATTCCGCTACTTACATAAATGCTATTTGTGAATTGAGTTTTGTAAGTAGTTTAAAATTAAATACCTATTTTAGTATAAATTACTTTAATTTGAATAAAATAATTAAAAATATGCATAAAAATATCTAGAATATGAATATTGTTGGATCCAGGATAAAAAGAATCCGTGAAGAAAAAGGAATTAAACAAGAATATATGGCCTATGAACTCGATATTTCTCAGAGTAATTATGGAAGATTAGAAAAACAGGACAGCAGACTTACTGTTCCTAAAATTCAAAAGATTGCTGGAGTATTAGGAGTTTCTGTAGCTTTATTGTTTGGTGAAGAAATTAGTAATGTTGTAAACGAGGGTTTTAATGCTTCCAATGAAAATGAAAAGCATATTGAATCTTTGAAAGAAGAAATAGATTTTTTAAGGAAAATGTTAAAAGACCAGGGAAAGTAAATTATTTGAAAACTAATCTATTTTCACCTTTTCTCCTGAAATCTCAGGAGAGATATTAAACACATAAAGAACCACGGCTTTTACACGTGCTAAAAACTCACGGGCATGATTCCTATAAAAGCTTTCATTGCTATTTACATCCTGGGCATCGAATGCATAAGCATTCATTCCTTCGTTTCTTGCCATAAATAAAGCTCTTAAGTTATGGAAGCCCTGTGATACAATGATAACATTGTTTTCCTGATAGATATACTTACATCTGAAAATACTGGCCTGAGTATTAAAACCTTTAGGGTCTTCAATAATTGCCGATTGTGGTATTCCACCATTAAAGATGAGATAGTTTCTCATGGCTTTAGGCTCGTCGTAATTCTTACTTTTTTCTCCGCTTACAATAATGCGTTTTACTTTTCCGATATTATACAAAGCTGTAACAGCATCCATACGTGTTATAAAGTATGGATTTGCCCTGCCGCCTACAGTTTTTGGAGAAGTTCCGAGTACTAATGCACATTTCTGGGCTGGAATTTTGCTCAGTTTTGTAAAGGTACGCCCGTCAGTAAGCGCAACAACCCATATGTTGGCTAAAAACATTAGCAAAATAAGGATTTCTGAACTGCGGATAACCGCCTTTATTAATATGTAAATCTTTCTTCTCAGATATTATCGAAGTTTAAATTAATTTCTCTGGATAAAGCTACACCAACACAAGGTAAAATCAAACCAGATTGTGTTTCTTTTTCTGTTAAATATTCATTTTCTACCATGTAGACTTCTCCTTCTTCCAAATGACATCTACACGACCCGCATAATCCGGACTTACAGGAATATGGAATGTCAAATCCTGCTTCTAACAGAGCGCTCAGTATTCTGGTTTCATTAGAAGGGATATGATGTTCATATTTTTTACCAAAAAGAGTGAATTTTACCTCAATATCTTTTACTACAGGTAATTCCTCTTCTATTTCATATATATCTTCATTAAACTCATCAAAAAGTTCAAAATGAATATTTTGTTTTCTTATACCATGATGATAACAGGCATTGGCAATAGATTTAATCATTTCGCCGGGACCGCATATAAGGACTTCATCGGTAGCATCCCATATTGTAGATTCTTCATCTTCCTCATCCTGATCAAGAATTTGGTTGATAATAAGACTTACCTTTTTTGCATCCAGTCTTCCCTGGAACATCAGATTTTGAGCTTTTTCTCTGGAAAAAAAGAAAAATGAATGAAATCTGTCCGGATATTGTGTTTGCAAATCGGACAGTTCGTCTATATATGCAATATTTTCTTTATCTCTATTTCCATAAAACAGGAATAATCTTGTATTGGCTTCATTATGAAGAATGTTCTTCATGTGACTAAGAATAGGTGTGATTCCTATTCCTGAAGCAAAACAAAGAATAGTTCTTTTCTCATTTGGTCTGGATCTTATCGTAAAACGCCCTTGTGGTTCCGAAATTTCAACAACATCTCCAGGTTCCAGACTCTTATAAAGGTGATATGCAAAGCTCTCTTCGCTACTATATTTAATTCCAAAGCTTAACTCATTTTCATAAGGTGCCGAGGTATAAGAATAATCATTCTGTCTGTTTCCTAGTTTTATAGCAGAATATTGTCCTGATTCATATTGGAATTTTTCTTTTAAATGTTCCGGAATTTCGAAGGTCAGGGAAAAGCTCGTTTTTGTCAATCGCTTTTTTTTGACTATTTTTAGCCAATGAAATTGAACTGTGTTTCTTATGGTAACGTTTTCTAACATTAACACAAAAATATATAAAAAAAGATGAAAAAGCTATTCTTTGGGATTACAATACTGTCAGCAATTGTTGCTTGTAAAAAAACAGATTCCCCTGTAACAGGAAATAAAAACAACGACAGAACTGAAATGGTTCCGAATCCGGAAGGGGAAGTTAAAGATTCCGGAAAAGCATTGCAGATCCTTGGAGAGGATAAAGTAGCAGAGCTTTTAAAGACTAAAGATAATGATACACTGTATGTTACTAATTTCTTTGCAACATGGTGTGGACCTTGTATGATCGAAATTCCATATTTTAAAACTGAAATGGAAAAACTAAAAGGTGAGAAAGTTAAATTCACTTTTGTAAGTGTAGACCAGCCGGAAGACTGGAATACTAAGGTTAAAGAATTTGGAAATATCCAGGGACTAAGTAGTAATATAGTATTATTTGATATGGTAAATGCAGCTCCTGGATTTGCTAAAAGCAATACCAATACATGGGATGGTGGTGCTATACCATTTACCAGAATGTCTAAAGGAAATAAAGTATTCGAGAAAGTTGGTACACTTTCCGAAGAGGAAATGCAGAGTAAACTTAACGAGTTTAAATAACCGACTGAATGTCAGTGAAATTTAGAAATATAAGTATAGGGCTTCTGGCCCTATTCTTTATCTTAGCCTTTATCAATCTGAATATAGGCTTTACTGATTTGAATTTTACTGATTTCTTTTCTTCTGATGAAAGCACCTCATTAATAGCTCAGTTACGTATCAACAGAGTTATTATAATATTTCTGGCAGGAATATCTATTCCTACAAGCGGCTTTCTTATGCAGGAGTATTTTCAGAATCCATTGGCGGGACCTGAAGTTTTAGGAATAACCTCTGTGGCCTCTCTGGCTGTTGCCAGTTATATTTTTCTTACTAAAGATTTTACATTACCCGAATTTTTGCAAAGTGGCCTTATCAGCATGGCTGCATTTGCAGGCAGTCTTTTGTTAATGCTTATATTACTGGCATATTCCAAAGCCTTTACCGATAAAACCTATCTTATTATCTTTGGCTTTCTTATATCAGCCTTAGCCAGTGCCATTGTAAGTCTTATGCAGGTATATGCACAAAGCGAATCTTTAAAGAGTTATGTTTTATGGTCATTTGGTGCTAATAATCAGGTAACACTTTCTCAGATAGCTATTGTAGGTGCTTTGGTCACAGTCGGAATGTTTTTATGTTTCAGATCAATAAAACCTTTAATGGGAAATGCATTGGGGGAAAGCTATGCTAAATCTTTTGGAGTAAATCTGGAAAGGTTAAAATACCTTGTTATTATTTGCTCTTCTCTGTTATCAGCAAGTATTACAGCATTTTTGGGACCTGTTTTGTTTATAGGAATTGTCGTTCCTCATTTTTGCAGAATGCTATGGAATCCTGCGCAGTTATGGCAGCAATGGATTCTCAATATATTATTTGGTGCCTGCTTGCTAGAGTTGTTTTCCATTATCTCGGAATTGGCTCATTGGCCTATTAATATTATATCTTCTTTGTTTGGAGTTCCCGTTATTCTGACTATGCTTGTTAAAATGAACCGCCGTGCAGTCTGAAGTTATTTTAAAATTAGAACATCTTGATATTGGTTACCAGAAAGCTTTGGTAAAAGATATCTGTGCGGAACTAAAGCCGGGAGAAGTTTGTCTATTGATGGGAAATAATGGACAGGGGAAAACAACGCTTATCAAAAATATCCTTGGTGAAAACAAATTGCTAAACGGTGATATTATACTGGCTGGACAGTCAATAAACACCTTATCTGCGCTCCAAATTGCTAAAAAGATTTCAGTCGTCTTTTCCAAAGCAACTATTCCGAATGGATTTACAGTGAAAGATCTGGTAAGTTTAGGAAAATATATACATTATCCATATTATTTTTCTCTTAACAAAAAAGATGAAGAAGAGGTTATCGATATTATTAATAAGATTGGATTGCAGGAATATACAGATATGCCCCTTCAGCAGCTGTCAGACGGAAATCTGCAAAAAGCTTTTATAGGCCGTGCATTAGTGCAAAATACCTCTGTTATTATTCTTGATGAACCTACAACGCATTTGGATGAGAAGAACAAAACTATTGTTCTTGCCACACTTCGTATGCTGGCGAAAGAATACCATAAAACAATTCTGTTCTCTTCTCATGACTGGAGACTGGCAAAAGAATTTTCAGATAAGATATGGTATATTAAAGATGGAGGATTATATTCTGGTATTGCCGAGGATATACTGTCTGCCCATCCGGAGCTTACTACTCCTGCCCTTTTTCATTTCAATGATGCATTTGTAACTCCTCATATTGAAGCACCTCAGTTACAGAAAGAAATGCTATTCTCAGTGCTTCAAAAAAACTTCAAAAAAGACCTTTCTCAATTCAATTTTATCTTTCAGGATGGTATTTGGGATATTTCTTCAGATACATTTCAAAAAAAAGCTAAAAGTTTTGAAGAAATCATTCAATTAATCAGAAACCTTTAATAATCTGACAGTTCGGAAGCTTTAAATTAATATTATGCATGCATAGTATTATGCTTTTCATAGTTTTTAAAGCATTGGTTTCGAATATTTTAACAAAAATTAACTTTGCAATGATGTTATGCATGCATAATAATTATTAAATTTGAGAAGACCAGAATTTAATATTGATATGGATAATAACAAAGGAAGAGTTGATAACATTGATCTTATTCTGAAGCAGACCTGGCTGGCCGTTTCCAAAATGTATTCGGAGCGTGCTCAGGAATATGATTCAACAGCTGTTCAGGCTTTAACACTTTTAAAGATCGATCCTAAAGAAGGAACAAGGAGCACTAACCTTGGACCAAAGATGGCTATCGAGCCAACATCACTTACAAGAATCATAAAACTTCTTGAAGACAACGGTTATATCTACAAAGAAAAAACAACTACAGATAAGAGAGAGGTTATAATAAAGCTTACCGATAAAGGGCTTAATTCGCGAAACCTTTCGAAAGAAGTAGTTGTTAATTTCAACAAAAGAGTAATCGAAACCATTAACCCTGAAAAATTGGAAACTTTCAAGGAAGTAATGCGTGATATTTTGAATATAGCAAACGATTTAAATAACAAGAAATAAAATTCCAAATCTTTATGAAAAGAAGAATAAAACATGTTACCGTTCTTGGTTCTGGGATTATGGGATCCGGTATTGCTGCACATTTTGCCAACATTGGTGTAGAAGTGTTGCTTCTGGATATTGTACCTAACCAGCTTACTGATGCGGAAACAGCTAAAGGTCTTACATTAGAAGACAAAGCGGTTCGTAACAGAATTGCTTCCGAAAGTTTACAAAAACTTCCTAAAGCAAGTCCTGCACTACTCTATTCTCCAAAGTTTGTAAGCAGAATTACTGCAGGAAACTTCGATGACGATTTAGAGAAAATCAAGAATACTGACTGGATTATAGAGGTTGTTGTAGAACGCCTTGACATCAAGAAGTCTGTATACGAAAAGATTGAGAAATACAGAAAACCGGGAACTTTAGTATCTTCTAATACTTCTGGTATTCCTATTCATTTCCTTATTGAAGGAAGAAGCGATGATTTTAAAAAATACTTCGCAGGAACACACTTCTTTAATCCGGTAAGATATTTACCACTTTTAGAAATTATTCCTACTCCGGAAACTGATCCTGAGATTGTAAATTTCTATATGGAATACGGTGCTAAATTCCTGGGTAAAACTACAGTTTTAGCAAAAGATACTCCAGCGTTTATCGCTAACAGAATTGGTACTTTTGGTATTATGAATTTATTCCATTCTGTAAAAAAGCTTGGCTTAACAGTTGGTGAAATTGATAAACTAACAGGACCAGTTATCGGCCGTCCAAAGTCTGCAACATTCCGTACTGCGGATGTAGTAGGTCTGGATACATTAGTACACGTAGCCAACGGAATCTATGGTAGCGGTGCAGAATCAGATACTTTCAAAGATCAATTTGTTCTACCTGATTTTGTACAATACATGATTGACAACAAGCTATTGGGATCTAAAACCGATGCTGGTTTCTTTAAAAAAGTAAAAAATGCTGATGGTAAGTCAGAAATCTTAGGCCTTAATCTTGAGACTCTGCAATACGAACCACAAGGAAAAGCAAGCTTCCCTACTCTGGAATTAACAAAGACTATTGACCGTCCTATCGATCGTTTCAAAGTACTAATTGGCGGAAAAGATAAGGCTGGTGAATTCTACAGACAGATGCTTGGGGCTTTATTTGCTTATGCTTCTAATAAAGTACCAGAAATTTCTGATGAAATCTATAAAATTGATGATGCTCTACGCGCAGGATTCGGCTGGGAAAATGGACCTTTCGAAATCTGGGATGCAGTAGGCGTTCAGAAAGGTATAGAGCTGGCGAAAGAAGCCGGATATGAAGTATCTGACTGGGTGAAAAATATGGCTGAAGGTACAAGCTTTTATAAAATCAATGACGAAGGGCAAAAGACTTTCTTCAACGAGAAAGCCAACCAGTACGCTAATATCCCTGGGCAAGACGCCTTCATTATCTTAGATAATATCAGAAAGAATAAAACGCTTTGGAGTAATTCCGGTTCTGCAATTGAGGATCTGGGAGATGGTATCATCAACTTCGAGATTCGTTCCAAAATGAACTCTCTTGGAGGTGAAGTATTAGACGGGTTAAACAGAGCAATTGATTTAGCTGAAAAAGAATACGATGGATTAGTAATCGGTAACCAGGCTGCTAACTTCTCGGTTGGAGCTAACCTTGCTATGATCCTTATGATGGCTGTAGACCAGGATTGGGATGATCTGAATATGGCGATTAACTATTTCCAACAATCTATGATGAGAGTACGTTACTCTTCTATTCCGGTTGTTGTGGCTCCTCATGGTATGACTTTGGGTGGTGGTTGCGAAATGACCATGCATGCAGACAGAGTTGTGGCAGCTGCAGAAACTTATATCGGACTTGTTGAGTTTGGTGTTGGTGTAATCCCTGGAGGCGGTGGTTCCAAAGAACTTACTGTAAGAACAATGAAAGAAGTAATTGCGGATGATGTTAAAACAAACAGATTGCGTGATGCCTTTATGAATATCGCCATGGCTAAAGTAGCAACTTCTGCATACGAGGCTTATGATATGGGTATTTTACAGAAACACAAAGACATCGTTGTTGTAAATAAAAACCGTCAGATTGCTGAAGCAAAACAAGTTGCTTTACAATTGGCTGAACAAGGGTATACACAACCAATCAAAGAGAAAGTAAAAGTACTTGGACAGGATGCTTTGGGTATGTTCTATGTAGGAACTGACCAGATGCTTGCCGGAAGATATATTTCTGAACACGATAAAAAAATAGCTGATAAGCTAGGTTTTGTAATGGCCGGAGGTAATCTTTCTGAAGCTACAGATGTATCCGAACAATACTTACTGAATCTTGAAAGAGAAGCTTTCTTATCGCTTTGTGGTGAAAGAAAAACTCTGGAAAGAATTCAGTATATGTTACAAAACGGAAAACCTCTTCGTAATTAGAAGTTAGAAGTTAGATATTAGAAGTTAGATGAAAGCTCATAGGTTACAAGATCTACAGATTTGGCAAAAATCTATTTTATTGGTTAAGGAAGTTTATCTCTTAACAGAGAAGCTGCCAGCTGATGAAAAATATGGTCTTGTCTCTCAAATAAAAAGATGTGCAGTATCTATCCCTTCAAATATCGCTGAAGGAGCCGGGAGAAATAATTCAAAAGAATTTTATCAATTTTTAGGAATAGCTCAAGGATCAAGTTACGAACTTGAAACACAGTTGATTCTTTTAGTTGAATTAAATTTTATGGAAGAAATTAAAATTTTACCGCTTCTACAGAACCTAACTGAAATTCAGAAGATGATCTATAAGTTTAAAACAAATTTAATCGATGGTTAGACTCATTTCTAACCTCTAAATTCTAATTTCTAAATTATGAAACAAGCATATATAGTTGCAGGATACAGAACAGCGGTAGGTAAAGCTCCGAAAGGTTCACTTCGCTTTACAAGACCAGATGTAATGGCTGCAACAGTTATTGAAAAATTAGTGGGTGATTTCCCACAATTAGATAAAGACAGAATAGATGACCTTATCGTTGGTAATGCAATGCCGGAGGCAGAACAAGGACTTAACGTAGCGCGTCTTATTTCCCTTATGGGACTTAATACTGACAAAGTACCGGGTGTTACCGTAAACAGATATTGTGCATCAGGATCTGAAGCTATTGCATTAGCATCGGCAAAAATCCAGACCGGTATGGCAGATTGTATTATTGCTGGAGGTACTGAATCTATGAGTTATATTCCTATGGGTGGGTATAAGCCGGTTCCGGAATCTCATATGGCAAAAGATCATCCTGATTACTATTGGGGAATGGGCTATACTGCAGAAGCTGTAGCGAAAGAATACAATGTTTCCAGAGAAGAACAAGATCAGTTTGCATTCGAATCTCATCAAAAAGCTTTAAAAGCAATTGCTGAAGGCAGATTTGCAAATCAAATAGCTTCCATTCCTGTAGAGTATACTTTCCTGGATGAAAACCAAAAGACGCAGACTAAGAAATTTGATTTCTCTGTAGATGAAGGACCAAGAAAAGATACCTCTTTGGAAGGTCTGGCAAAACTAAGACCTGTTTTTGCTAATGGAGGATCTGTTACTGCAGGTAACTCTTCACAGATGTCAGATGGTGCTGCTTTTGTTTTGGTAGTATCAGAAGAGTTCCTGAAAGAATTCAATCTCACTCCAATTGCGAGATTAGCATCTTATGCAGCAGCAGGTGTACCACCAAGAATTATGGGAATCGGACCTATCTATGCTATTCCTAAAGCATTGAAACAAGCGGGACTTTCTCTTAATGATATAGATTTGATAGAACTGAATGAAGCTTTTGCTTCGCAGTCTGTAGCTATTAAGAAAGAATTAGGACTGAATCCTGATATTCTTAATGTAAACGGAGGTGCTATTGCACTAGGACACCCGCTAGGTTGTACAGGGACAAAACTGACAGTACAGCTTTTGGATGAAATGAAAAAAAGAGGTAATAAATATGGTTTAGTTTCTATGTGTGTAGGTACAGGACAAGGAGCTGCCTCAGTTTTTGAATTATTATAAAATTTTAGATTTTAAATTCTAAATTTTAGTTGAAATGAGTTTCAAAGAAGATAACTTAATTCAGAATAAAACATTTGAATTTGCATTAGAGATTATTAAGTTTTATGAAATTTGTAAATCTCAAAATGAATTTATTCTGGCAAAGCAAATTCTTCGTTGTGGAACTTCCATTGGTGCTAATGTAGAAGAAGCGATAGCGGCTCAAAGTAAAAAAGATTTTATCTCTAAGCTTTCTATTGCGAATAAAGAAGCTCGAGAAACAAGATACTGGTTAAGGCTTTATGAGTCTTCAAATCTGGTTCAGTTTAACTTAGATTTTTATTTAAAAGAAATTGAAAGCATTATTAATATTTTAACTAAGATTATTAAAACATCATCTGAAAATTTATAAACAAAATCTCACTTAAAATATAAAATCTATAATTTAAAATTAATCAAACACATGGCAAATACTAAAGGAGGAGAATTCCTAATAAAAGATATTGAAGCAAAAGATATTTTCAGTATCGAAGAATTAAATGAGGATCAAAAGATGATGCGTGATTCCGCTAAGGAATTTATCGATCGTGAAGTAGTTCCAAACAGAGAACGTTTCGAGAAAAAAGATTATGCATATACTGAAGAAGTAATGCGTAAGATTGGTGAGATGGGCTTTTTAGGAATTGCTGTCCCTGAAGCTTATGGTGGTATCGGAATGGGCTTTGTAACAACAGTAATGGCTTGTGACTATCTTTCAGGAGCTACAGGTTCATTGGCTACAGCTTATGGTGCACACACTGGTATTGGTACATTGCCAGTAGTTCTTTACGGAACCGAAGCGCAAAAACAAAAATATCTTCCGGATCTGGCAACGGGTAATCACTTTGGTGCTTACTGCCTTACTGAGCCAGATGCTGGTTCAGATGCTAACTCAGGGAAAACTAAAGCAAAACTTTCTGAAGATGGTAAGCATTACATCATCAACGGACAGAAAATGTGGATTTCTAATGCGGGATTTGCTGAGACCTTCACATTATTTGCAAAAATAGACGATGACAAAAATATTACAGGTTTTGTTATTAACAAATCTGAATTAGAAAATCCGGATAGCTTAACCTTTGGTGAAGAAGAGCACAAATTAGGTATTCGCGCCTCTTCTACTCGTCAGGTATTCTTCAATGATATGAAAGTTCCTGTAGAGAACTTATTAGGAGAAAGAAATAACGGATTCAAGATCGCCTTAAACGCATTGAACGTTGGGCGTATTAAGCTTGCGGCTGCGTGTCTTGATGCACAAAGACGTATAATGAATCATTCAGTTAACTATGCTAACGAAAGAAAGCAGTTCGGTGTTTCGATATCTACTTTTGGAGCAATCAGAAAGAAGATTGCTGAAATGGCAACTGGTACTTTCGTAAGTGAGGCTGGTACTTACCGTGCAGCTAAAGACATTGAAGATAAAGTTGAAGAATTAGTAGCTGGCGGATTGGATCACCAACAAGCAGAATTAAAAGGTGTAGAAGAATTTGCTGTAGAATGCTCTATACTTAAAACTTATGTATCTGATCTTGCTCAGCATACTGCAGATGAAGGTATTCAGGTTTATGGAGGTATGGGCTTCTCTGAAGATACACCAATGGAAGCAGCATGGAGAGATTCCAGAATTTCCAGAATCTATGAAGGAACTAACGAAATCAACCGTCTTCTTTCTGTAGGAATGCTTATTAAGCGTGCTATGAAAGGTGAATTAGATTTGCTTTCTCCTGCAATGGCTGTAGGAAAAGAATTGATGGGAATTCCTTCATTTGAAACGCCAGATTATTCAGCTTATATGTCTGAAGAAAAGGCAATCATCCATAATCTTAAGAAAGTATTCTTAATGGTTTCTGGATCTGCGCTTCAGAAATACATGACTGAGATAGAGAAGCAACAGCACTTATTACTAAATGCTTCTGAAATTCTGAACCAGATTTATATGGCAGAATCAGCAATCCTAAGAGCTGAGAAACATTTTGCTGAAGGTAGTGTAGAAGCTGCAATGGCAAGACTAAACCTATACAAGGCTGTAGAAAAGATCAACGTTGCTGCTAAAGAAGGTATTATTTCTTTTGCAGAAGGTGATGAACAGCGTATGATGCTTTCAGGTCTGAGAAGATTTACAAAGTATACAAACCATCCAAACGTAGTGAAGTTAACTGAAGAAGTTGCTGCACACTTCGTTAATAAAGGATCTTACTAGGATTTAATAATCACAAATAGTTTTTTTAGCGCCTCACTTTAGTGAGGCGTTTTTTTGTCTGTTAAAATATATTATATGTCTCTATCGAGATGAGTCATTTCCAATATTAATTTAACAATACATCTTTTTCAAAACCCATATTTAGATTTATAAAATCCTGATCAAATAACTATCTTTGGATACAAATTTTAGTTTTTATGATTTCAAAAATCCGGACTGTTGCAGCATTGAGTATAACCATCACCCTACAGACATTTTCTGCTCAGGAAAAGCAACCTCAATCCCAACAGGAATGGGAAATTTATAAGAATTATTATTTGACATATGCATTCCGGAATAATCCTTCTTTGGTACAGGAGTTATATAAAGATTCTGCTGTACAAACAATGCTAAA is a window encoding:
- a CDS encoding 3-hydroxyacyl-CoA dehydrogenase/enoyl-CoA hydratase family protein, with protein sequence MKRRIKHVTVLGSGIMGSGIAAHFANIGVEVLLLDIVPNQLTDAETAKGLTLEDKAVRNRIASESLQKLPKASPALLYSPKFVSRITAGNFDDDLEKIKNTDWIIEVVVERLDIKKSVYEKIEKYRKPGTLVSSNTSGIPIHFLIEGRSDDFKKYFAGTHFFNPVRYLPLLEIIPTPETDPEIVNFYMEYGAKFLGKTTVLAKDTPAFIANRIGTFGIMNLFHSVKKLGLTVGEIDKLTGPVIGRPKSATFRTADVVGLDTLVHVANGIYGSGAESDTFKDQFVLPDFVQYMIDNKLLGSKTDAGFFKKVKNADGKSEILGLNLETLQYEPQGKASFPTLELTKTIDRPIDRFKVLIGGKDKAGEFYRQMLGALFAYASNKVPEISDEIYKIDDALRAGFGWENGPFEIWDAVGVQKGIELAKEAGYEVSDWVKNMAEGTSFYKINDEGQKTFFNEKANQYANIPGQDAFIILDNIRKNKTLWSNSGSAIEDLGDGIINFEIRSKMNSLGGEVLDGLNRAIDLAEKEYDGLVIGNQAANFSVGANLAMILMMAVDQDWDDLNMAINYFQQSMMRVRYSSIPVVVAPHGMTLGGGCEMTMHADRVVAAAETYIGLVEFGVGVIPGGGGSKELTVRTMKEVIADDVKTNRLRDAFMNIAMAKVATSAYEAYDMGILQKHKDIVVVNKNRQIAEAKQVALQLAEQGYTQPIKEKVKVLGQDALGMFYVGTDQMLAGRYISEHDKKIADKLGFVMAGGNLSEATDVSEQYLLNLEREAFLSLCGERKTLERIQYMLQNGKPLRN
- a CDS encoding four helix bundle protein, giving the protein MKAHRLQDLQIWQKSILLVKEVYLLTEKLPADEKYGLVSQIKRCAVSIPSNIAEGAGRNNSKEFYQFLGIAQGSSYELETQLILLVELNFMEEIKILPLLQNLTEIQKMIYKFKTNLIDG
- a CDS encoding acetyl-CoA C-acyltransferase, whose protein sequence is MKQAYIVAGYRTAVGKAPKGSLRFTRPDVMAATVIEKLVGDFPQLDKDRIDDLIVGNAMPEAEQGLNVARLISLMGLNTDKVPGVTVNRYCASGSEAIALASAKIQTGMADCIIAGGTESMSYIPMGGYKPVPESHMAKDHPDYYWGMGYTAEAVAKEYNVSREEQDQFAFESHQKALKAIAEGRFANQIASIPVEYTFLDENQKTQTKKFDFSVDEGPRKDTSLEGLAKLRPVFANGGSVTAGNSSQMSDGAAFVLVVSEEFLKEFNLTPIARLASYAAAGVPPRIMGIGPIYAIPKALKQAGLSLNDIDLIELNEAFASQSVAIKKELGLNPDILNVNGGAIALGHPLGCTGTKLTVQLLDEMKKRGNKYGLVSMCVGTGQGAASVFELL
- a CDS encoding four helix bundle protein, encoding MSFKEDNLIQNKTFEFALEIIKFYEICKSQNEFILAKQILRCGTSIGANVEEAIAAQSKKDFISKLSIANKEARETRYWLRLYESSNLVQFNLDFYLKEIESIINILTKIIKTSSENL
- a CDS encoding acyl-CoA dehydrogenase family protein; amino-acid sequence: MANTKGGEFLIKDIEAKDIFSIEELNEDQKMMRDSAKEFIDREVVPNRERFEKKDYAYTEEVMRKIGEMGFLGIAVPEAYGGIGMGFVTTVMACDYLSGATGSLATAYGAHTGIGTLPVVLYGTEAQKQKYLPDLATGNHFGAYCLTEPDAGSDANSGKTKAKLSEDGKHYIINGQKMWISNAGFAETFTLFAKIDDDKNITGFVINKSELENPDSLTFGEEEHKLGIRASSTRQVFFNDMKVPVENLLGERNNGFKIALNALNVGRIKLAAACLDAQRRIMNHSVNYANERKQFGVSISTFGAIRKKIAEMATGTFVSEAGTYRAAKDIEDKVEELVAGGLDHQQAELKGVEEFAVECSILKTYVSDLAQHTADEGIQVYGGMGFSEDTPMEAAWRDSRISRIYEGTNEINRLLSVGMLIKRAMKGELDLLSPAMAVGKELMGIPSFETPDYSAYMSEEKAIIHNLKKVFLMVSGSALQKYMTEIEKQQHLLLNASEILNQIYMAESAILRAEKHFAEGSVEAAMARLNLYKAVEKINVAAKEGIISFAEGDEQRMMLSGLRRFTKYTNHPNVVKLTEEVAAHFVNKGSY